From one Brevibacterium sp. 'Marine' genomic stretch:
- a CDS encoding phosphatase domain-containing protein, producing the protein MAKKKPEDGPLNLTPDMLHTAARVEDRFNGWIQNRATDHAYHRTVIAYDTYGGTGWVRVLGRLVLTPNGQPAADVHASIRGWKSFVSVPLPNDTAWVRVNDEEHMVTSDRGGIIDTVIPGYFEPGETEIELWTDGSLVDSAAVRIIGEDSTFGIISDIDDTVMVTSLPRPFLAAWNTFVLSEHARSPVAGMAVLYDRITFMRPDTPMVYLSTGAWNSALTLKRFLSRNLYPMGPLLLTDWGPTTTRVFRSGKEHKRNSLERLAREFPWMKWLLIGDDGQNDEEIYGEFVENHPKNVAAVAIRQLTVGEAVWAGGRSKRHGRGQGVPWIYAPDGAGLASRLTERGIISTI; encoded by the coding sequence GTGGCGAAGAAGAAACCCGAGGACGGACCGCTCAACCTCACACCGGACATGCTCCACACCGCTGCGCGGGTGGAGGATCGGTTCAACGGCTGGATCCAGAATCGGGCCACCGATCACGCCTACCATCGCACCGTCATCGCCTACGACACATACGGTGGGACGGGTTGGGTGCGGGTGCTAGGACGCCTGGTGCTCACCCCGAACGGACAGCCGGCCGCCGACGTCCACGCGAGCATCCGTGGATGGAAGTCCTTCGTCAGCGTGCCTCTGCCCAATGACACCGCCTGGGTGCGTGTCAATGACGAAGAGCATATGGTCACCTCCGATCGCGGAGGCATCATCGACACCGTCATCCCCGGATACTTCGAACCGGGGGAGACGGAGATCGAACTGTGGACCGACGGTTCGCTCGTCGATTCCGCGGCCGTGCGCATCATCGGCGAGGACTCGACCTTCGGCATCATCTCCGATATCGACGACACGGTCATGGTCACCTCTCTGCCGCGTCCCTTCCTCGCAGCGTGGAACACCTTCGTCCTCAGCGAGCATGCGAGGTCCCCGGTGGCGGGAATGGCCGTGCTCTATGACCGGATCACCTTCATGCGGCCGGACACTCCGATGGTCTACCTGTCGACAGGTGCATGGAATTCGGCGCTGACGCTCAAGCGCTTCCTCTCCCGCAACCTCTACCCGATGGGTCCGCTGCTGCTCACCGACTGGGGGCCGACGACGACCCGGGTGTTCCGGTCGGGCAAGGAGCACAAACGCAATTCGCTGGAACGCCTGGCCAGGGAGTTCCCGTGGATGAAGTGGCTGCTCATCGGAGACGACGGGCAGAACGATGAGGAGATCTACGGAGAGTTCGTCGAGAACCATCCGAAGAACGTCGCCGCCGTCGCGATCCGGCAGCTCACCGTCGGTGAGGCGGTGTGGGCCGGCGGCCGGTCGAAGCGTCACGGTCGCGGCCAAGGTGTGCCGTGGATCTATGCCCCCGACGGCGCCGGCTTGGCCTCCCGCCTGACCGAACGCGGAATCATCTCGACCATCTGA
- a CDS encoding MarR family transcriptional regulator, with the protein MAAEENTGKAFDPIEESRRQWLAHGWDDAADGMTTVISVMRIHQLFLARVDAALKPFALTFSRYEVLTLLSFTRAGTLPMSKISARLQVHATSTTNSVDRLEKAGLVARRSHPDDRRTTLVDLTDAGRELAAQATKALNAEVFSSPDFNGIDLDSLLPYLETLRSGLEAGS; encoded by the coding sequence ATGGCGGCAGAAGAGAATACAGGCAAGGCGTTCGACCCGATCGAAGAGTCCCGTCGGCAATGGCTGGCCCACGGGTGGGACGACGCAGCCGACGGCATGACCACGGTGATCTCGGTGATGAGAATCCACCAGCTGTTCCTGGCCCGAGTCGACGCAGCTCTCAAGCCCTTCGCACTGACATTCTCGCGCTACGAAGTCCTCACGCTTCTGTCCTTCACCAGAGCCGGGACCCTGCCGATGTCGAAGATCTCTGCACGCCTGCAGGTGCACGCGACCTCGACGACGAACTCCGTCGACCGCCTCGAGAAAGCCGGGCTCGTCGCCAGGCGCAGCCACCCCGATGATCGCCGGACGACTCTCGTCGACCTCACTGATGCCGGTCGTGAGCTCGCCGCTCAGGCGACGAAGGCGCTCAACGCCGAGGTCTTCTCCTCCCCCGATTTCAATGGGATTGACCTCGACTCTCTGCTCCCCTATCTCGAAACACTGCGCTCTGGACTCGAAGCCGGCAGCTGA
- a CDS encoding acyl-CoA dehydrogenase family protein — translation MSRSTAAALPFGLTDEQQTVAGMVREFADTEVAPHALEWDAEHIFPVDVIRKSAELGMGGIYVSEESGGTGMGRMDAALIFEAMSTGCPSVAAYISIHNMVAWMIDKFGNDEQKATYLEKLVSMEHLGSYCLTEPNAGSDAAALRTSAREDGDHYVLNGVKQFISGAGTSDTYLVMARTGQDGARGISAFILEKGMEGLSFGPNEQKMGWRAQPTRQVIMENVRVPKENMLGAPGQGFKIAMSGLDGGRLNIGACSLGGGQAALEKAIAYMGERQAFGTELAGFQALRFEVAQMQADLEAARSLLWRAAGAYDTGDPNTSLLSAMAKLKATDTGFDVANRALQLHGGYGYLTEYGIEKLVRDLRVHQILEGTNEIMRVIISRKSTGVG, via the coding sequence ATGTCCCGCAGTACAGCCGCTGCCCTACCTTTCGGTCTCACCGACGAACAGCAGACCGTCGCCGGGATGGTGCGCGAGTTCGCCGATACCGAAGTCGCCCCACATGCCCTCGAATGGGACGCCGAGCACATCTTCCCCGTCGACGTCATCAGGAAGTCCGCCGAGCTCGGCATGGGCGGCATCTACGTCAGCGAAGAATCCGGCGGAACCGGAATGGGCCGGATGGATGCGGCGCTGATCTTCGAGGCGATGTCGACCGGATGCCCCTCCGTCGCCGCCTATATCTCCATCCACAATATGGTCGCGTGGATGATCGACAAGTTCGGCAACGACGAGCAGAAGGCCACATACCTCGAGAAGCTCGTCTCCATGGAGCACCTCGGCAGCTACTGCCTGACCGAACCCAACGCCGGCTCCGACGCGGCCGCCCTGCGCACCTCCGCCCGCGAGGACGGCGACCACTACGTGCTCAACGGAGTCAAGCAGTTCATCTCCGGCGCGGGCACCTCGGACACCTACCTCGTCATGGCTCGCACCGGCCAGGACGGAGCTCGCGGAATCTCCGCATTCATCCTCGAGAAGGGGATGGAGGGCCTGAGCTTCGGCCCCAATGAACAGAAGATGGGCTGGCGCGCCCAGCCGACCCGACAGGTGATCATGGAGAACGTGCGAGTTCCGAAGGAGAACATGCTCGGTGCACCCGGTCAGGGTTTCAAGATCGCGATGTCCGGGCTCGACGGCGGACGTCTCAACATCGGTGCCTGCTCGCTCGGCGGCGGGCAGGCAGCTCTGGAGAAGGCCATCGCCTATATGGGTGAGCGTCAGGCCTTCGGCACCGAGCTCGCCGGCTTCCAGGCTCTGCGCTTCGAGGTCGCGCAGATGCAGGCCGACCTCGAAGCTGCCCGCTCCCTGCTATGGCGGGCAGCAGGGGCCTACGATACAGGCGATCCGAACACCTCCCTGCTCTCGGCCATGGCCAAGCTCAAGGCCACCGACACCGGCTTCGACGTCGCGAACAGGGCACTCCAGTTGCACGGCGGCTACGGCTATCTGACAGAGTATGGAATTGAGAAGCTGGTGCGTGACCTGCGAGTCCACCAGATTCTGGAAGGCACCAACGAAATCATGCGCGTGATCATCTCGCGCAAGAGCACAGGAGTGGGCTGA
- a CDS encoding enoyl-CoA hydratase: MSEFETILTDVADGVATITINRPKALNALNLQVLTDITESATGFDADDSVKAIIITGSDKAFAAGADIKEMSSLDFSTAFKADWFAGWTRLTDVRKPVITAVGGYALGGGCELAMMGDILIASTKAKFGQPEINLGVLPGMGGSQRLTRAIGKAKSMDMCLTGRMMGAEEAERSGLVARVVEPEELLTTANEIAQTIAAKSRVASAMVKEAVNTAFETTLEQGLRYERRLFHSSLATNDQSEGMAAFVEKRDPNFTDS; this comes from the coding sequence ATGAGCGAATTCGAAACCATCCTCACCGACGTCGCCGACGGCGTCGCCACGATCACGATCAACCGGCCGAAGGCGCTCAATGCGCTCAACCTGCAGGTGCTCACCGATATCACCGAGTCGGCCACAGGCTTCGACGCCGACGACTCGGTCAAGGCGATCATCATCACCGGCAGCGACAAGGCCTTCGCCGCCGGCGCCGACATCAAGGAGATGTCGAGCCTCGACTTCTCGACGGCATTCAAGGCCGATTGGTTCGCCGGTTGGACCCGGCTGACCGATGTCCGCAAGCCGGTCATCACCGCTGTCGGCGGCTACGCCCTCGGCGGCGGCTGCGAGCTGGCGATGATGGGCGACATCCTCATCGCCTCGACGAAGGCGAAGTTCGGTCAACCCGAGATCAACCTCGGAGTGCTGCCGGGCATGGGCGGATCGCAGCGCCTGACTCGCGCGATCGGGAAGGCGAAGTCCATGGACATGTGCCTGACCGGTCGGATGATGGGCGCCGAGGAGGCCGAACGCTCCGGTCTCGTCGCGCGCGTCGTCGAACCCGAGGAGCTGCTGACCACGGCCAACGAGATCGCGCAGACGATCGCGGCCAAGTCCCGAGTCGCCTCGGCAATGGTCAAGGAAGCGGTGAACACCGCCTTCGAGACCACCCTTGAGCAGGGGCTGCGCTACGAGCGTCGTCTCTTCCACTCTTCCCTGGCCACGAACGATCAGTCCGAGGGCATGGCCGCCTTCGTCGAGAAGCGGGACCCGAACTTCACGGATTCCTGA
- a CDS encoding exodeoxyribonuclease III has translation MIRIASVNVNGVRAAWRKGMPTWVDAAKPDFITLQEVRAANDIAHSVLADTGYTTISHDAEAKGRAGVAVMARCEPESVREGLGDDGYFDRAGRWVETDFRLGDGSLLTLVSAYVHSGEADTPKQDDKYRFLDRMIERMPQLAETADHVLITGDLNVCHTERDLKNWKANRKKSGFLPEERAYFDRFFGEIGYVDVHRTLSGDVDGPYTWWSMRGQAFDNDTGWRIDYQMATPALADVAVTATVDKADSWAERWSDHAPLVIDYDLPAVKA, from the coding sequence ATGATTCGGATTGCTTCAGTCAACGTCAACGGAGTCCGCGCAGCATGGCGAAAGGGGATGCCCACCTGGGTCGATGCCGCGAAACCGGACTTCATCACCCTCCAGGAGGTGCGCGCCGCGAACGATATCGCGCACAGCGTCCTCGCCGACACGGGCTACACCACGATCAGCCATGATGCCGAGGCCAAGGGCCGAGCCGGCGTCGCCGTGATGGCCCGCTGCGAACCCGAGTCGGTGCGTGAAGGACTCGGCGATGACGGGTACTTCGATCGGGCCGGACGGTGGGTGGAGACGGACTTCCGCCTCGGTGACGGTTCGCTTCTCACCCTCGTGTCCGCCTACGTCCATTCGGGTGAGGCCGACACTCCCAAACAGGACGACAAGTACCGGTTCCTCGACCGGATGATCGAACGTATGCCGCAGCTGGCCGAGACGGCGGACCATGTGCTCATCACCGGCGACCTCAATGTCTGCCACACCGAGCGTGATCTGAAGAACTGGAAGGCCAACCGGAAGAAGTCAGGATTCCTGCCGGAGGAACGCGCTTACTTCGACAGGTTCTTCGGTGAGATCGGATATGTCGACGTCCACCGCACACTCAGCGGCGACGTCGACGGACCCTATACCTGGTGGTCGATGCGCGGTCAGGCCTTCGACAATGACACCGGGTGGCGCATCGATTACCAGATGGCCACTCCTGCCCTCGCCGATGTCGCGGTCACAGCCACCGTGGACAAGGCCGACAGTTGGGCCGAACGCTGGTCGGACCACGCCCCGCTGGTCATCGACTACGACCTCCCGGCCGTCAAGGCCTGA
- the trpS gene encoding tryptophan--tRNA ligase: MTNSSQPRTVSGIQATSDSLHLGNYIGALQQFVTHQESHDAFYFIANMHAITVEQDPAELRERTLRTAAQFIAAGLDPEKSTIFVQSQVPAHPQLSWVLECTTSMGEASRMTQFKDKSAKQEHVSLGLLTYPALMAADILLYNPQLVPVGEDQRQHLELTRNLAERFNYRFGKTFTVPEAQILKATAKIYDLQNPGAKMSKSQPSPQGRIDILDDAKALTKKIKSAVTDDGTEIAFDPENKPGVSNLLTIYSSLTSRPVDDIVAEYAGKMYGHLKVDLAEVAVETLTPVRERTVELLEDRAQLQTILDRGAEKASAIAEATLRDVYDKIGFI; this comes from the coding sequence ATGACGAACTCTTCACAGCCGCGCACTGTCTCAGGTATCCAAGCCACCTCCGATTCCCTTCATCTCGGCAACTACATCGGAGCCCTGCAGCAGTTCGTGACTCACCAGGAGTCGCACGATGCCTTCTACTTCATCGCGAATATGCACGCGATCACCGTCGAGCAGGATCCGGCAGAGCTGCGGGAACGCACGCTGCGCACGGCCGCGCAGTTCATCGCCGCCGGTCTCGATCCGGAGAAGTCGACGATCTTCGTCCAGTCCCAGGTGCCTGCCCATCCGCAGCTGTCCTGGGTGCTCGAGTGCACCACTTCGATGGGTGAGGCGAGCCGGATGACCCAGTTCAAGGACAAGTCCGCGAAGCAGGAGCATGTGTCCCTGGGGCTGCTCACCTACCCGGCGCTGATGGCTGCTGACATCCTGCTGTACAACCCGCAGCTCGTTCCCGTCGGTGAGGACCAGCGTCAGCACCTCGAGCTGACCCGCAACCTCGCCGAACGGTTCAACTATCGTTTCGGCAAGACCTTCACCGTCCCCGAGGCGCAGATCCTCAAGGCGACCGCGAAGATCTACGACCTGCAGAATCCGGGTGCGAAGATGTCGAAGTCCCAGCCCAGCCCGCAGGGCCGCATCGACATCCTCGACGACGCGAAGGCACTGACGAAGAAGATCAAGTCCGCGGTGACCGATGACGGAACCGAGATCGCCTTCGACCCGGAGAACAAGCCGGGAGTGTCGAACCTGCTGACGATCTACTCATCCCTGACCTCGCGTCCTGTCGACGATATCGTCGCCGAATATGCAGGGAAGATGTACGGTCACCTCAAGGTCGACCTCGCCGAGGTGGCCGTGGAGACCCTGACGCCGGTGCGGGAGCGTACGGTGGAACTCCTCGAAGACCGAGCGCAGCTGCAGACGATCCTCGACCGCGGGGCGGAGAAGGCCAGCGCCATCGCTGAGGCGACACTCCGCGATGTCTATGACAAGATCGGCTTCATCTGA
- a CDS encoding SOS response-associated peptidase produces the protein MCGRLNMSLDPADLADELRLDVVSYEYAPRFNVPPGSFVPIVVERLDEDGQLHRRLETASWGLVPAWAKDPKIGFKAFNARSETVLEKPMFRQAIRRRRCALPIPGYYEWENTEDGKQPWMMTAAGEDPLFMAGLFEFWKQPDESWLVSTTILTMESAGHLSDVHHRMPVFLGRDQISDWIDPGVLTNDVPVLLAATLDQVDPASVTRHKVGKAVGNVRNDSPELAEPVA, from the coding sequence ATGTGCGGTCGACTCAATATGTCTCTCGATCCGGCAGATCTCGCCGATGAGCTGCGGTTGGATGTCGTCTCCTATGAATACGCGCCGCGCTTCAACGTGCCCCCGGGATCATTCGTGCCGATCGTCGTCGAACGACTCGACGAGGACGGGCAGCTGCACCGCCGTCTTGAAACCGCCTCCTGGGGACTGGTTCCGGCGTGGGCGAAAGATCCCAAGATCGGGTTCAAGGCATTCAACGCACGATCCGAGACAGTGCTCGAGAAGCCGATGTTCCGGCAGGCCATCCGACGTCGTCGCTGTGCCTTGCCGATCCCGGGCTACTACGAATGGGAGAACACCGAGGACGGCAAGCAGCCATGGATGATGACCGCCGCCGGCGAAGACCCGCTCTTCATGGCCGGGCTCTTCGAGTTCTGGAAGCAGCCGGATGAGTCTTGGTTGGTCTCGACGACGATCCTGACGATGGAATCCGCGGGCCACCTCAGCGATGTTCACCATCGGATGCCCGTATTCCTCGGGCGCGACCAGATCAGTGACTGGATCGATCCTGGAGTCCTGACGAATGATGTGCCGGTACTGCTGGCGGCGACGCTCGATCAGGTCGATCCCGCAAGCGTCACTCGACACAAGGTCGGCAAAGCCGTCGGAAACGTCCGCAACGATTCTCCGGAACTCGCCGAACCCGTGGCGTAG
- a CDS encoding enoyl-CoA hydratase/isomerase family protein, with amino-acid sequence MTEPSAEQADASVITSVSNGVGRIELNRPKLINALSQDMVGAIDDALKAWRDDDAVKLVLVTGRGERGLCAGGDIKAVYNDIVAGSDENAKFWNREYKMNHAISEFPKPYVVIMNGITMGGGVGISGHGSHRIVTDSTKVGMPETGIGLFPDVGGTHLLANGPGEFGTHLALTGQPVGAGTAIGLGLADYFVPDAQIPDLIADLTAGEDLESVLGKYVGEAPADDLAEEADWINACYVGDDAEAIVAALAAHENPDARATAELIGTKAPTSVKVTLAAIRNAETMSLAEVLEQDYRVAVTLTGLPDLREGIRAQVIDKDRNPQWNPASLAEVSDEQVHSILTTDHADKVFS; translated from the coding sequence ATGACAGAACCTTCGGCAGAGCAGGCGGACGCCTCCGTCATCACCTCGGTATCCAACGGGGTCGGCCGAATCGAACTCAACAGACCGAAGCTGATCAATGCGCTCAGCCAGGACATGGTGGGCGCCATCGATGACGCCCTGAAAGCATGGCGCGACGATGATGCGGTCAAGCTCGTCCTCGTCACCGGTCGCGGCGAACGCGGACTGTGCGCGGGCGGCGACATCAAGGCCGTGTACAACGACATCGTGGCCGGCAGCGACGAGAATGCGAAGTTCTGGAATCGCGAATACAAGATGAACCATGCGATCTCCGAATTCCCCAAGCCCTACGTCGTGATCATGAACGGCATCACGATGGGCGGCGGGGTCGGCATCTCCGGACACGGATCACACCGCATCGTCACCGATTCGACGAAGGTCGGGATGCCGGAGACCGGAATCGGGCTCTTCCCCGACGTCGGCGGCACCCACCTGCTGGCCAACGGTCCCGGAGAGTTCGGAACGCACCTTGCGCTCACCGGACAGCCCGTCGGAGCCGGCACCGCGATCGGTCTCGGACTCGCCGACTATTTCGTCCCCGATGCGCAGATCCCCGATCTCATTGCCGACCTCACCGCCGGTGAGGATCTCGAGTCCGTCCTCGGCAAATATGTCGGAGAGGCACCTGCCGATGATCTCGCCGAGGAGGCCGACTGGATCAACGCCTGCTACGTCGGCGACGACGCCGAGGCCATCGTCGCGGCTCTCGCCGCGCACGAGAACCCCGATGCCCGGGCCACCGCGGAGCTCATCGGCACGAAGGCCCCCACCTCGGTGAAGGTGACCTTGGCCGCGATCCGCAATGCGGAGACGATGTCGCTGGCCGAGGTCCTCGAACAGGACTACCGCGTCGCCGTCACTCTCACCGGACTGCCGGACCTCAGGGAAGGCATCCGCGCACAGGTCATCGACAAGGACCGCAATCCGCAGTGGAACCCCGCATCACTTGCCGAGGTCAGCGACGAGCAGGTCCATTCCATCCTCACCACCGATCACGCAGATAAGGTGTTCTCATGA
- a CDS encoding nitronate monooxygenase family protein: MTSFTDLRSQLRLPVVGSPMFIASGPELVKAQCQAGIVGSFPSLNARPASQLTDWLDEISESNAAHTAANPQQPAAPFAVNLIVHRSNNRLEEDLAEVVRHQVPIVITSLGAREEVNEAVHSYGGVVLHDVINNRFANKAVEKGADGVIAVAAGAGGHAGAQSPFALVQEIRSWFDGPLLLSGAIAHGRSILAALAAGADFAYVGSAFLSTPEANVVDDYRQMIVESGADDVVYSNYFTGVKGNYLRGSIVASGLDPDNLPDADPTKMDFSSSSGSDSKAWKDIWGSGQGIGALGQQRNTAELVETFAAQFDEAKQQLLAQLH; encoded by the coding sequence GTGACAAGTTTCACCGATCTGCGCTCCCAACTCCGTCTGCCCGTCGTCGGCTCCCCCATGTTCATCGCCTCGGGGCCCGAATTGGTCAAGGCCCAGTGCCAGGCCGGAATCGTCGGATCCTTCCCATCGCTGAACGCCCGTCCCGCCTCGCAGCTGACCGACTGGCTCGATGAGATCTCCGAGTCGAACGCCGCCCACACCGCGGCGAATCCGCAGCAGCCAGCCGCTCCGTTCGCAGTCAACCTCATCGTCCACCGGTCGAACAATCGCCTCGAAGAGGACCTCGCCGAGGTGGTCCGCCACCAAGTGCCGATCGTCATCACCTCCCTCGGTGCCCGTGAGGAGGTCAACGAAGCCGTCCACTCCTACGGCGGCGTCGTCCTCCACGACGTCATCAACAACCGCTTCGCCAACAAAGCCGTCGAGAAGGGCGCCGACGGCGTCATCGCCGTGGCCGCCGGTGCCGGCGGGCACGCCGGGGCGCAGTCGCCGTTCGCTCTGGTCCAGGAGATCCGCTCCTGGTTCGATGGTCCCCTGCTGCTGTCGGGCGCCATCGCCCACGGCCGTTCGATCCTCGCCGCTCTGGCCGCCGGTGCCGACTTCGCCTACGTCGGCTCGGCCTTCCTGTCCACGCCCGAGGCGAATGTCGTCGACGACTACCGTCAGATGATCGTCGAATCCGGCGCCGACGACGTCGTGTACTCGAACTACTTCACCGGGGTGAAGGGCAACTACCTGCGCGGGTCAATCGTCGCCTCGGGCCTCGACCCGGACAATCTGCCCGACGCCGATCCCACGAAGATGGACTTCAGCTCCTCTTCGGGATCGGATTCGAAGGCCTGGAAGGACATCTGGGGCTCGGGCCAGGGCATCGGCGCGCTCGGACAGCAGCGGAACACTGCCGAACTCGTCGAGACCTTTGCCGCACAGTTCGATGAGGCGAAGCAGCAGCTGCTCGCACAGCTGCACTGA
- a CDS encoding IS110 family transposase, whose translation MTIISHLYAFVVGVDTHAKNHVYSVLTKSGEHIDTATFPTTKAGIKRALTWAGRRTGGDLETLWVIEGIGTYGAILADHVAEAGYTVAEAASMNARDRHATGKDDRIDARRIAGAVLSLDESRLRFPRQADGPRQGLRILVKARESMTREKTRTINALTALLRGHDLGVDARRKLSVVTIQTVAKWRIRDESVALTEARREAIRLAKRVVELDAEIKDYAARIEALVKDSPGAALLAEPGIGPITAAVFYLAWSHHGRVRSEAAFAKLAGVCPIPASSGNVVRFRLNRSGDRRLNSALYMVAVTRLSHHKKSQAYMARRLSEGKTKKETIRCMKRSLARSVYRILEATNPIGQAA comes from the coding sequence ATGACTATCATCTCGCATTTATACGCGTTTGTCGTTGGCGTCGACACCCACGCGAAGAACCACGTCTACAGTGTCCTCACCAAGTCTGGTGAGCACATCGATACTGCCACGTTCCCGACGACAAAAGCCGGCATCAAACGAGCCCTGACGTGGGCCGGGCGTCGTACCGGCGGGGACCTTGAGACCCTGTGGGTGATCGAGGGTATCGGCACGTACGGGGCGATCCTGGCCGATCATGTCGCCGAGGCCGGGTACACGGTCGCCGAGGCTGCCAGCATGAATGCTCGCGACCGGCATGCCACGGGCAAGGACGACCGGATCGATGCCCGACGGATCGCTGGCGCGGTCCTGTCGCTGGATGAGTCGCGGCTGCGGTTTCCCCGGCAGGCTGATGGGCCGCGTCAGGGACTGCGGATCCTGGTCAAGGCGCGGGAGTCCATGACTCGGGAGAAGACCCGGACGATCAATGCGCTCACTGCGCTGTTGCGTGGTCATGACCTCGGTGTCGATGCGCGTCGGAAATTGTCTGTCGTCACGATTCAGACGGTGGCGAAGTGGCGGATCAGGGACGAGTCTGTGGCACTGACCGAGGCTCGTCGGGAAGCCATCCGGTTAGCCAAACGTGTCGTCGAGCTCGATGCCGAAATCAAGGACTACGCCGCCCGGATCGAGGCCTTGGTCAAGGACAGTCCGGGGGCGGCGTTGCTGGCTGAGCCGGGGATCGGTCCGATCACTGCGGCTGTGTTCTACCTGGCGTGGTCGCATCATGGGCGGGTGCGTTCCGAGGCTGCGTTCGCGAAGTTGGCGGGGGTCTGTCCGATACCGGCGTCGTCGGGGAATGTGGTGAGGTTCCGGCTGAATCGCAGTGGTGATCGTCGGTTGAATTCTGCGTTGTACATGGTGGCAGTCACGCGGCTTTCTCACCATAAGAAGTCCCAGGCGTACATGGCTAGACGGCTGAGTGAGGGGAAGACGAAGAAGGAGACGATCCGGTGTATGAAGCGTAGTTTGGCCCGTTCGGTGTATCGGATTCTCGAGGCCACGAACCCGATCGGTCAAGCCGCTTGA